A section of the Apostichopus japonicus isolate 1M-3 chromosome 1, ASM3797524v1, whole genome shotgun sequence genome encodes:
- the LOC139971784 gene encoding uncharacterized protein: MEIPPGTGHHTDTRTGVFACTSSTNGSAQILVINHRKHSNVLPDGYVTKTASVGDTVTLQVISRSNKIKWRHNGRKVLRWKGRASVTLYNVSIDDEGIYEAYTCLHKPHAYIRLIVRRCPLNFVGHQCNDYCDCYNGGVCTDEGKCICPPGFSGALCDGVRGPDCFGEDCQFSCSDQPLSEEGFEGSCGGELFCLPDPYGCSCYPGFHGLGCTEECEPGTFGADCLQTCHCSEGSTCDNKMGTCSPAICEEGWTGENCNERISCRHEPCLNGGTCETNFGFEGYNCNCPVGFIGFNCELIGTCSCQGTCNLEENLINTPNYPAEYGNFEDCSYQFSVPAGYFVNVTFLAFNLESPCSYDKLVIFDGTDNMAPEIAELCGPILPNPVFTTGRDVYMEFTTDESVTHTGFLAAITATNIVATPPPPTSLGPNTQTIPSLYYCDNFYTDPANDQVTSPNWPSNYSSNADCGNTIQAPQGSTITLTFLAFELEGGGTDCPYDTVTIYEGNSVQDPILAGPFCGDEVIPSNVTSTGNLMYVHFVSDYSVQNPGFRATFEFM, translated from the exons ATGGAAATCCCACCTGGCACAGGACATCATACAGACACGAGGACAGGAGTGTTTGCTTGTACATCATCTACCAACGGCTCtgcccagattttggttattaACCATAGAAAACATAGTA ATGTCTTACCCGACGGATATGTCACAAAGACAGCAAGTGTGGGCGACACAGTCACTCTTCAAGTTATTTCACGATCAAACAAGATTAAATGGCGACATAATGGTCGAAAGGTTCTTCGATGGAAAGGAAGGGCAAGCGTTACTCTCTATAATGTGTCTATAGATGATGAAGGAATCTACGAGGCCTACACGTGTCTGCACAAGCCACACGCTTATATCCGATTGATCGTCAGAC GTTGTCCTCTGAACTTTGTTGGACATCAGTGTAACGATTACTGCGACTGTTACAATGGAGGTGTCTGTACAGACGAAGGAAAGTGCATTTGTCCACCAGGCTTTTCAGGGGCATTGTGTGATGGAG TTCGTGGACCAGATTGCTTTGGAGAAGACTGCCAGTTTAGCTGCTCGGATCAGCCTCTCTCTGAAGAAGGATTTGAAGGAAGCTGTGGTGGCGAATTATTTTGTCTCCCTGATCCATACGGATGCTCTTGCTATCCTGGATTTCACGGCTTAGGGTGCACAGAGG AATGTGAGCCAGGTACATTTGGAGCAGACTGTCTTCAGACGTGCCACTGTTCCGAAGGATCTACATGCGACAATAAAATGGGCACCTGCTCCCCGGCAATATGCGAAGAAGGATGGACTGGCGAAAATTGTAACG AGAGAATCAGTTGCAGACATGAACCATGTTTGAACGGCGGGACATGTGAAACAAACTTTGGATTTGAAGGATATAATTGCAACTGTCCTGTTGGTTTCATCGGTTTTAACTGTGAATTAATTG GTACTTGCTCCTGTCAGGGAACCTGCAATCTGGAAGAGAACTTGATCAATACACCTAACTACCCGGCAGAGTATGGCAATTTTGAAGATTGTTCGTATCAATTCTCCGTACCGGCTGGGTATTTTGTCAATGTTACATTCCTGGCTTTCAACTTGGAATCCCCCTGTTCTTATGATAAACTTGTG ATTTTTGATGGTACAGACAACATGGCTCCAGAAATTGCTGAACTATGTGGACCCATCCTTCCTAATCCTGTTTTCACGACCGGACGTGACGTGTACATGGAATTTACGACAGATGAGAGTGTTACTCATACAGGATTTTTGGCGGCAATAACAGCTACAAACATAG TTGCTACGCCACCTCCTCCAACTAGCCTTGGACCGAATACCCAGACGATACCGTCTCTTTACTATTGTGATAACTTTTACACCGATCCTGCTAATGATCAAGTAACTTCACCAAACTGGCCCAGTAATTATTCTTCTAATGCTGATTGTGGCAATACCATCCAAGCACCACAGGGAAGCACCATTACACTAACATTCCTGGCATTTGAACTTGAGGGGGGTGGTACCGATTGTCCGTACGATACTGTTACG ATTTACGAAGGTAATTCTGTCCAAGATCCAATACTTGCAGGACCTTTCTGTGGTGACGAAGTCATTCCATCGAACGTGACGTCAACGGGTAACCTGATGTATGTGCACTTCGTGTCAGATTATTCTGTCCAAAATCCCGGTTTTCGGGCTACGTTTGAATTTATGTAA